DNA sequence from the Sinorhizobium sp. RAC02 genome:
TCCTGAGATAACCGTCTGGAGTGCGTCTTATAAGGATGCAGGCGTCACCCGGAGGCGCTCGGCATCGAAGGCGCGTTGATCACCGGCAACAACCGCCGCACGACGGGGCATCACTCCGTCAGCCGATCAACGAGGAATTGACCCAGAGCTCGTCAAGTGCGATCCGCGACCAATTGCCGGATGTCTCGTGGACATAGACCACCTCACCCTTCATGAAGCTCCGCAGGATTTCGAAAGAAGTTCCGGGGCCGGCACGCCCTTTCGAATCGTCCGTGTTCACGATGCGCTGGGTCACCGGTTTGACCCATTTTCCATAGACCCAGTATTCCTTGGAATTGGCGATCTTGTACCAGCCGTTCTCTTCCCGGAAAACGCGGATGACCGCGCCGGTCTCCAGCGGCCCCTGTGTTGCGGCAAGAGCGGCCGAGGCGCTTGAAGAAACCCGGACATTCAGCGTGTCGGAAACGACGACGCCGTAAGTGGGTGTTGCAGCCGGCGGCGAGAACGGCACGCCGGTCAAAGCCTGCTCGACGAGCGGAAGGAAATTGTTCTGGCAGTCGGCAACGGTGTTGCCGCCAAAGAATGCCGTGCCGGGGCAAGTTTTCGTGACCCCAGTGCCGTTCGTCCGCTGACCCGTGTTGAGATCGT
Encoded proteins:
- a CDS encoding N-acetylmuramoyl-L-alanine amidase, whose translation is MDTKYGFTRFTLTEFEQWLGTISVTRVVDKVQEHHTWSPRYAQFTGNNHFEMQKGMRDHHVGHNGWADIGQHLSIFPDGMIVTGRPMNNTPACIYGNNSRSVCIENVGDFDTGQDQMTDAQKEAIVKATAALVRRFSLAPVTTNNIVYHHWYDLNTGQRTNGTGVTKTCPGTAFFGGNTVADCQNNFLPLVEQALTGVPFSPPAATPTYGVVVSDTLNVRVSSSASAALAATQGPLETGAVIRVFREENGWYKIANSKEYWVYGKWVKPVTQRIVNTDDSKGRAGPGTSFEILRSFMKGEVVYVHETSGNWSRIALDELWVNSSLIG